The following coding sequences lie in one Fibrobacter sp. genomic window:
- the coaE gene encoding dephospho-CoA kinase (Dephospho-CoA kinase (CoaE) performs the final step in coenzyme A biosynthesis.), translating to MSAKIALAGYMGSGKSTVAGILAEAGAYIVDADREAKLLMQSDPEIKMKLNEIFGEQVFKNGSIAFDRLGSIVFGSIEELKKLNAVVHPPLLERLCFLMRHRREPVVLDAALIPLWHIEDWFDQRVWVSASFDVRLKRLLAKAGGLTEEAIRERMLLQEKLFQSPPEGIWRYIRNESSIKALRSEVLAWTGLSG from the coding sequence ATGTCTGCAAAAATCGCCTTGGCTGGCTATATGGGTTCGGGTAAATCGACTGTTGCTGGAATTCTGGCTGAGGCGGGGGCGTACATAGTTGATGCCGACAGGGAAGCCAAGTTACTCATGCAGTCCGATCCGGAAATTAAAATGAAGCTTAATGAGATTTTCGGTGAGCAGGTATTCAAAAACGGATCGATTGCTTTTGACAGGCTGGGAAGCATTGTTTTTGGATCAATTGAGGAATTGAAAAAGTTAAACGCTGTTGTGCATCCGCCGCTTCTGGAGAGGCTTTGTTTTCTGATGAGACACAGAAGAGAGCCGGTAGTTTTGGATGCGGCTCTGATTCCGCTCTGGCATATCGAAGACTGGTTTGATCAGAGGGTCTGGGTTTCTGCATCATTTGATGTGAGGCTGAAACGTTTACTTGCCAAAGCGGGTGGGCTCACGGAAGAGGCTATCAGGGAGAGAATGTTACTGCAGGAAAAGCTTTTTCAATCGCCTCCGGAAGGGATCTGGAGGTACATTCGCAATGAGAGCAGCATTAAAGCATTGAGGTCTGAAGTGCTTGCCTGGACAGGATTAAGCGGGTAA